Proteins from one Acropora muricata isolate sample 2 chromosome 9, ASM3666990v1, whole genome shotgun sequence genomic window:
- the LOC136929610 gene encoding uncharacterized protein isoform X2, whose amino-acid sequence MAGAVTSLLDSIKLAIQIYPGALRNTTVALIVYGLNEIVESEDFFQCPNKNFALYASCFFVIPALFLIVSTIFLHSGFWKLVRGCCNKKPNTGKDENCWSFLHRRCYALVEILFQSFVSGFLWIFWALLQRKYFTCARLGGSKEAKLINATFEERLKIEADYANTGRNSQIAALLSLGGALIVAFVAVSVYRCRFQPEFGSLPSSFKCETLRAEAAVRAFKENMEQLAQGQGKRRADLYFAKIKEKQKKDDPPDLLKEKELSAELLEEAYENLTTVNEFKEQFPPLEDFKHLQAQAAVTAFKERVQQEGKQKVEQQFMDLTWHGSVTEPSSVDGTQPNTGENVPTESSSRRKSESKVGRGDDIEMEAQN is encoded by the coding sequence ATGGCTGGCGCAGTGACCTCACTTCTAGACTCCATAAAATTGGCGATACAGATTTACCCGGGCGCTCTAAGAAACACAACAGTTGCTTTGATAGTGTATGGATTAAACGAAATTGTCGAGAGCGAAGATTTCTTTCAGTGTCCAAACAAAAACTTCGCTCTGTATGCCAGCTGTTTTTTCGTGATCCCTGCCTTGTTCTTGATTGTGTCAACCATTTTCCTTCACAGTGGATTTTGGAAATTGGTTCGTGGATGCTGTAATAAAAAACCGAACACAGGAAAAGACGAGAATTGTTGGAGCTTTTTGCATCGTCGCTGCTATGCTCTTGTTGAAATCTTGTTTCAGAGTTTCGTGTCTGGATTTCTGTGGATTTTCTGGGCTTTATTACAGCGAAAATATTTCACCTGTGCTCGGCTCGGAGGGTCAAAGGAAGCAAAATTAATCAACGCTACATTTGAAGAGAGGCTGAAAATTGAAGCCGACTATGCCAACACTGGAAGAAATTCACAGATTGCTGCGTTGCTTTCGTTGGGGGGTGCGTTGATTGTGGCCTTCGTGGCCGTGAGTGTATATCGATGCCGCTTTCAGCCTGAATTCGGTTCCTTACCCAGCTCTTTCAAATGTGAGACGCTTAGGGCAGAGGCTGCTGTCCGGGCTTTTAAAGAAAACATGGAACAGCTTGCACAAGGACAAGGAAAGAGACGTGCTGATTTGTACTTTGCGAAAattaaggaaaaacaaaaaaaagatgatcCCCCGGACCTTCTTAAGGAAAAAGAACTCTCCGCGGAACTTCTTGAGGAGGCTTATGAAAACCTCACCACCGTGAATGAATTTAAGGAACAGTTCCCGCCTCTGGAAGACTTCAAGCATCTGCAAGCACAAGCAGCTGTCACCGCGTTTAAAGAAAGAGTTCAACAAGAAGGCAAACAGAAGGTCGAGCAACAATTTATGGACCTAACTTGGCACGGCTCCGTTACCGAGCCGTCATCAGTCGACGGAACACAGCCAAATACCGGGGAAAACGTTCCTACGGAAAGCTCGAGCAGAAGAAAGAGCGAATCAAAAGTTGGCAGAGGTGATGATATTGAAATGGAGGCTCAAAactaa
- the LOC136929610 gene encoding uncharacterized protein isoform X1: protein MAGAVTSLLDSIKLAIQIYPGALRNTTVALIVYGLNEIVESEDFFQCPNKNFALYASCFFVIPALFLIVSTIFLHSGFWKLVRGCCNKKPNTGKDENCWSFLHRRCYALVEILFQSFVSGFLWIFWALLQRKYFTCARLGGSKEAKLINATFEERLKIEADYANTGRNSQIAALLSLGGALIVAFVAVSVYRCRFQPEFGSLPSSFKCETLRAEAAVRAFKENMEQLAQGQGKRRADLYFAKIKEKQKKDDPPDLLKEKELSAELLEEAYENLTTVNEFKEQFPPLEDFKHLQAQAAVTAFKERVQQEGKQKVEQQFMDLTWHGSVTEPSSVDGTQPNTGENVPTESSSRRKSESKVGRAYKVAPYSFNSTPEEG, encoded by the coding sequence ATGGCTGGCGCAGTGACCTCACTTCTAGACTCCATAAAATTGGCGATACAGATTTACCCGGGCGCTCTAAGAAACACAACAGTTGCTTTGATAGTGTATGGATTAAACGAAATTGTCGAGAGCGAAGATTTCTTTCAGTGTCCAAACAAAAACTTCGCTCTGTATGCCAGCTGTTTTTTCGTGATCCCTGCCTTGTTCTTGATTGTGTCAACCATTTTCCTTCACAGTGGATTTTGGAAATTGGTTCGTGGATGCTGTAATAAAAAACCGAACACAGGAAAAGACGAGAATTGTTGGAGCTTTTTGCATCGTCGCTGCTATGCTCTTGTTGAAATCTTGTTTCAGAGTTTCGTGTCTGGATTTCTGTGGATTTTCTGGGCTTTATTACAGCGAAAATATTTCACCTGTGCTCGGCTCGGAGGGTCAAAGGAAGCAAAATTAATCAACGCTACATTTGAAGAGAGGCTGAAAATTGAAGCCGACTATGCCAACACTGGAAGAAATTCACAGATTGCTGCGTTGCTTTCGTTGGGGGGTGCGTTGATTGTGGCCTTCGTGGCCGTGAGTGTATATCGATGCCGCTTTCAGCCTGAATTCGGTTCCTTACCCAGCTCTTTCAAATGTGAGACGCTTAGGGCAGAGGCTGCTGTCCGGGCTTTTAAAGAAAACATGGAACAGCTTGCACAAGGACAAGGAAAGAGACGTGCTGATTTGTACTTTGCGAAAattaaggaaaaacaaaaaaaagatgatcCCCCGGACCTTCTTAAGGAAAAAGAACTCTCCGCGGAACTTCTTGAGGAGGCTTATGAAAACCTCACCACCGTGAATGAATTTAAGGAACAGTTCCCGCCTCTGGAAGACTTCAAGCATCTGCAAGCACAAGCAGCTGTCACCGCGTTTAAAGAAAGAGTTCAACAAGAAGGCAAACAGAAGGTCGAGCAACAATTTATGGACCTAACTTGGCACGGCTCCGTTACCGAGCCGTCATCAGTCGACGGAACACAGCCAAATACCGGGGAAAACGTTCCTACGGAAAGCTCGAGCAGAAGAAAGAGCGAATCAAAAGTTGGCAGAG